From Pongo pygmaeus isolate AG05252 chromosome 22, NHGRI_mPonPyg2-v2.0_pri, whole genome shotgun sequence, one genomic window encodes:
- the LOC134737544 gene encoding zinc finger protein 717-like isoform X2 → MFSKKSKLTKHQKIHTGDKPYKFIQCEKSFIRKSYLANHQRTHTQEKPFACTKCEKSFCQKSNLIVHQRIHTGEKPYECHECGETFCQMSAIIYHHRIHTGEKPYEWMEFGKTFYQRSALNVHQRIHTGEKPCKCNECRETFYQKSVLTVHQRIHTGEKPYECKECRKTFYHKSALTVHQRTHTAENPYECKECRKTFAQKSKLSVYQRTHTGEKPYECNECGKTFCLNSVLIIHQRTHSGEKPYECNKCGKTFSQKSNLRMHQGTHTGEKPYECNECGRTFSQKSNLRMYQSTHIREKPYKCSECGKSFYQKTVLTMHQRTHTGEKPYVCNECGKTFHQRANYSRHQKTHMGQKPYKCNGCRETFFQKSALTVHERIHTGKKSHECNECGKTFYQK, encoded by the coding sequence ATGTTCAGTAAAAAGTCTAAACTTACCAAACATCAGAAAATACACACAGGAGACAAACCCTATAAATTTATACAATGTGAGAAATCCTTCATTAGGAAATCATATCTTGCAAATCATCAGAGAACACATACACAGGAGAAACCCTTTGCATGTACCAAATGTGAGAAATCCTTCTGTCAGAAGTCAAATCTAATTGTTCATCAGAGAATCCACACAGGAGAAAAGCCCTATGAGTGTCATGAATGTGGGGAAACCTTCTGCCAAATGTCAGCCATTATTTATCATCACCGAATACACACAggagaaaaaccctatgaatggATGGAATTTGGGAAAACCTTCTACCAGAGGTCAGCCCTCAATgtacatcagagaattcacacaggagagaaaccatGTAAATGTAATGAATGTAGGGAAACTTTTTATCAGAAGTCAGTCCTCACTgtacatcagagaattcacacaggtgagaaaccatatgaatgtaaagaatgtaGGAAAACTTTCTACCATAAGTCAGCCCTCACGGTacatcagagaactcacacagCTGAGAACCCATATGAATGTAAAGAATGCAGGAAAACTTTTGCTCAGAAGTCAAAACTTTCTGTATatcagagaactcacacaggggaaaaaccctatgaatgtaatgaatgtggaaaaacatTTTGCCTGAATTCAGTTCTCATTATACATCAAAGAACTCACTCAGGTgagaaaccatatgaatgtaaTAAATGTGGAAAAACCTTTAGCCAGAAGTCAAATCTCAGGATGCATCAGGGTACTCACACAGGGGAAAAACCCTATgagtgtaatgaatgtgggagaACTTTTAGCCAGAAGTCAAACCTGAGGATGTATCAGAGTACTCACATAcgggagaaaccctacaaatgtagtGAATGTGGAAAATCCTTCTACCAGAAGACAGTGCTCACTATGcatcagagaactcacacaggAGAAAAACCCTATGTTTGTAACGAATGTGGAAAAACCTTTCATCAGAGGGCGAACTACAGCAGGCATCAGAAAACTCACATGGGACAGAAGCCTTATAAATGTAATGGATGTAGGGAAACCTTCTTCCAGAAGTCAGCCCTCACTGTACATGAAAGAATTCACACAGGGAAGAAATCccatgaatgtaatgaatgtgggaaaacatTCTACCAGAAGTAA
- the LOC134737544 gene encoding keratin-associated protein 5-5-like isoform X1 yields MCVECVVCVLCVWCYIYVCSVWGVCVECVTCVGSMGCVVLYVYVVCSRFVCVVCVQCVGGYGCVHIVRCVWMCARVHMVCVQCVWCVGVCVCTWCVCGVSGVRVCTWCVCSVCGVWGCVCVCTWCVCNVVSVCGVCTCARGVCAVCGGVCACIHGVCAVCVVSVGCVCECTWCGVWGCVCVDTWCAACSVCGVCVVYVWGVCVCVHGVYAVCVVCACTHGVACEVGVCAVCGVCVGCVCTCVCGVVCGVCARVCACGVWGVYACTWCVWCVCAHGVCAVCGVWCVHVHVCAVCVCLGCVHVQMVMCSVCGVWCVCTWCVCSLVSGVRVHVHMVCVQCVVSGVCACARGVCAVAVVCAVRGGVCVCVHMVCVQWVWCLGCVCVHMVCVQCVVSACGVCMRVCGEKKEIRLLLCLCRKK; encoded by the coding sequence atgtgtgtagaatgtgtggtgtgtgtgctctgtgtgtggTGCTATATATACGTGTGCAGTGTGTGGGGAGTATGTGTGGAGTGTGTGACGTGTGTGGGGAGTATGGGATGTGTGGTGCTgtatgtgtatgttgtgtgtagTAGATtcgtgtgtgttgtgtgtgtgcagtgtgtggggGGGTATGGGTGTGTGCACATTGTGCGGTGTGTATggatgtgtgcacgtgtgcacatggtgtgtgtgcagtgtgtgtggtgtgtgggggtgtgtgtgtgcacatggtgtgtgtgtggtgtatcgggtgtgcgtgtgtgcacatggtgtgtgtgcagtgtgtgtggtgtgtgggggtgtgtgtgtgtgtgcacatggtgtgtatGCAATGTGGTGtctgtatgtggtgtgtgtacatgtgcacgtggtgtgtgtgcagtatgtgggggtgtgtgtgcatgtatacatggtgtgtgtgcagtgtgtgtggtgtctgtggggtgtgtgtgcgaGTGTacatggtgtggtgtgtgggggtgtgtgtgcgtggaTACATGGTGTGCTGcatgcagtgtgtgtggtgtgtgtgtggtgtatgtgtggggtGTATGTGTTTGCGTACACGGTGTGtatgcagtgtgtgtggtgtgtgcatgtacacatgGTGTGGCGTGTGAagtgggtgtgtgtgcagtgtgtggtgtctgtgtggggtgtgtgtgcacatgtgtgtgcggTGTGGTCTGTggggtgtgtgcacgtgtgtgtgcatgtggtgtctggggtgtgtatgcgtgcacatggtgtgtgtggtgtgtgtgtgcacatggtgtgtgtgcagtgtgtggtgtctggtgtgtgcatgtgcacgtgtgtgcagtgtgtgtgtgtctagggtgtgtgcatgtgcagatggttatgtgcagtgtgtgtggtgtctggtgtgtgtgcacatggtgtgtgtgcagtttGGTGTCTGGGgtgcgtgtgcatgtgcacatggtgtgtgtgcagtgtgtggtgtctggggtgtgtgcgtgtgcacgtggtgtgtgtgcagtggctgTTGTGTGTGCAGTGCGggggggcgtgtgtgtgtgtgtgcacatggtgtgtgtgcagtgggtgtggtgtctggggtgtgtgtgtgtgcacatggtgtgtgtgcagtgtgtggtgtctgcgtgtggggtgtgtatgcgtgtgtgtggggaaaagaaagagatcagactgttactgtgtctatgtagaaagaagtag